The Bombyx mori chromosome 20, ASM3026992v2 genomic sequence GCAAAAATGAGTATTATTCTGTTAAAAAACTCAGTACCTGCCAGTTaactactatttttaatttaatttatttcaccttactggccatttaaaaaatttgagtgcaattgagaatacattataaaatgtttaaatagcCCAGTATTCCTTCCAGTATATCcttcacaacaaaaaaatattcaatgaaacttaataaaaataatttgcaaCATACTAAGGAGTCTAAAATAATTCAGTTTACAGATTCTCATTTGTAAATATTGAGCCAATTTAGAAGAAATACTGATGAATGTGTTGAATTTATTGAAGTACACCCTTAGGTATATGTTACGGATTAGAAAAAGAAATGGTCATTGTAATTTTAAAGTGatcgaaaacaaaaattatcacCGTCATGTTAGCTAAATGAGAATAAAGAGTCATAAGTTCAACTGTTcgagtaaaatttaataaacatagcTTTTCTAGTTCTACCTTGGTGAAAACCAGTAATGGAAAATTATGGTAATAACCAGTGTATTCTATGTTGGGTACAAAGTGTTCCATTTATGTATTAAGCATAAGTCAACACTAATTTTGTACCTTATTTAAAACTTCAGTGCCTACTAATTGAAATTCTGAAACATTTTCAGGGCTGTGTACATGACAGATTTCagcacaaaatataattttcattatgtgtatgtatgatAAGCTCTTTAATAGTTTTAGTAACTTTATCAACAAACTTAGAttgttaaaaagaaaacaatttactGAAATTcagaatttatttcaaataacattCACGATTCCTTACAAAAGTGGTAATAAACCTTTAacacatttcatcattttattacctttattgttttatatattagcCATTTGCATTTCTAGAATTTCTTTTTAAGGTCCCCAATTGGACAATATCATTTTCAGGAGCCTTCTGCAATTAGAAAATAGGAACGCTCGTGCAAATCATATTACCATAACCCTTTCCACTCTGACTCTTTGACTTGATTATTTTTTCAgataaattttactttcaagTACTTTAGCACACATTCCATTCGCCTAGGTTACTAACATTGAACCCTGTTTTTGAATACATTAATATAACATAAACATTTAGTTACATAGTATAGTCATAAGATAAAATCCCTGTCCCGGCAACTTTGTCTGCTTGTAATTAAAAGGCTTAGAAATAcagttttacattaaaaatattcttatataacatagaacataatattttagtatattacatatttttatatcaaaCAATCTAATAAAAGCATAGCATGTTCCAAAAAAACTAATacctaaaaatatatgtttcttaatttaaaaatcttgTATATTAGCAATTATCAATGGAGAAAAATAGCCAATGAATAAGGAGAAATACAATATTagtaacattttatatttgtgtagcCTTCTTGTAAACTATATAAGCACATGCTGTTGGAATCACTAACATGAAAGAACTATGTACAATTGGCTATGCATTAACCATCTTGGTAGACAGATTGTATTTTCCCGTGGGAATGAGACAGTATTGCTGTAAGAGTATCCTATGTATTGTACCTCAGTAATCAGTTCTCATCATAACAAATTCCATCAAAATCCATCAAACAGTTTTTGCATAATATGTGCACAGACAAAAAGTTTATGGattagtattttgtttatatctAGTTTACTAGTATGTAACATTCTAGTTTACCCATTAGTTATCAAAAAAGATTTGATCTATAGACACAGCTTTCctattatatatactatattaataaatagtaatatGTAACTGCACTCTATTACTTTTCAGTATCATGTCCGCATAACATTTATATACTAGTAAAAATCGAACACTTTCTAATTTTTACGTTTATCATTGCCTATTATAGATTAAGTTTATACTAATGCATCTTTGATTAAAAAAGTAACTAAAAagataaaattcaatttcatgATTTGAACACTATATTTAGATTAACCTGTATTCAGGCACTAACTTTGACAACAGAGTATTGGTTTAATGACTGGTGTGCATGAGTGTGATCAATGGTAAGAGATAAAATATGATAAGAATCAAcgattatttatgtttattacctaaattactattaattaatctgatattgaagtatttattaaaatataaaactatgtTCATACAAAATATAATGTAACTTCCCAGAAATTTGTTAAATCAGGGTATTAAAAATGTCACAATATTATAAGGTTATTACTATactatataagtatttattaaattttaccacaaataataattagatgatTAAACATTATCAGTCTTCTATGAACtataacttttaatattttaactgaATACTAGGATTTTATTTAGATAATGAGATTTATtgaatactatttaaaaataaggatAGTTCAAGGCTATCAAAAATCTAGCAGTTTATACATGGGATAGCAGTAAGCTGTTTTCGATAcattagaaattatttttaaaataataagaaatccTAAATACAAATGTAaacttaaaatgtaaatttgcaATCATTtcttgcttttcttttttttatgagatttcttctttgttttcttagatttcttttcctttcttttcttttttatatcttCTTCTGAACTGCTATCGGATGAATCTGATGATGAACTGCTATCACTACTGGAGGAGGAACTTGATGATCTGTCACAAGGAACGATTgagcaatttatttatttgctaaaaaaaaccgaaatagTACAGTATTTCAAACATAAATCTATTTCAGTTAGAAGTCTTAAGTTATCAATTATTTTGTAGTTATCAATACTTTGACTCCAAGTCTCAAGGTCCTAACTGATTAACATCAGCCCGAGCCAGCTGCGAGTTTATCAACTCAATTATCACAAGTCAAAAAGAtcatacaattataattattgagaTGAAAGATTTTGAAAGATGAAATTCAAAATGGTTTATTGTTTTCATAGCTTAAACAGAAGAGAACGGAAAATATCTCAAATACCACAAGCTACTTTGTATTTTTGTTCTATTTCTCTAATCAATTCAAATAAAGAGGAATATTTTTCATATATCTTAATAGAAACCTCAACATTCAGTTAAATATTGATTGATATTGCAGAACAACATTATGTTGCTGTTTAAAAATAGCATTTAGCTTTGCAAGTCCATCTGCAAAGTCTAAAACCAAATAGCAGATGTATGGGGTGGTGAGAAATATCAATTGTTCCAAATTATGCTATTGGACACacaaaaaaactataaagaataaaaataatccaACATTCTTACGTAGATCTCTTTCTTTTCTTAGTACTTTTTTTCTGCTTAGCTTTCTTAAGTTTCTCCGCTAGTTTCTGTTTCAGTTCTGCTTCTCTTAGTGACTGAAGTGGTGTTGCATAATCATCACTGTCACTGCTTGTACTACTCACATCCAATACTATCTCTTTATTTGGATCTATCTGAAAATTAGATAATTTAACAAATCAAAGATAACTACTAAAGTCGTTAGTTGCACTGAACACAATCTCAACATGTGGGGCGCATGCATCGGTATATACAGTGACAGTATGCAGCAGTGTAGAATGAGATCCTCGTATCGCAAACTTTGCTTTCATCTCAAAGCAAAATATTGCACGCTCTGTGGTTCGTATGTCAAAACACTTGTATATTAGAGCACTTAAGGAAGTCCtctttctttacatatattgtAAATGTTATAGATAGGTTAatcccatttttttatttaatcaaagttTTTCTACAGTTAAAATTGCCTGACTTATGTGGTTAAGGCCATCACCCATAGATCAACAATGCAAGAGACATACACAAATACAAGAAATACAAATACAAGTGCTCACTCACATAACATGCTCAAGCTGCAATTTATGTGACCTATATCTATGACTGTTAATAAccacaagatttttttttgtaatttttctttATGGTCACCCTTGTAATTTGGctatataaattacatttttatccaAAAAAAGCACATAACCTTAAGCAAGATATATGTCTTTACTTCATTTTGGTATGAAAAACACCGTT encodes the following:
- the LOC101736757 gene encoding protein SREK1IP1, which translates into the protein MSNYPDIVNKIGKDSSRAACKKCGYAGHLTFQCRNFIKIDPNKEIVLDVSSTSSDSDDYATPLQSLREAELKQKLAEKLKKAKQKKSTKKRKRSTSSSSSSSSDSSSSSDSSDSSSEEDIKKKRKEKKSKKTKKKSHKKKKSKK